The following nucleotide sequence is from Acidovorax radicis.
AGGAATCTCCTCCTGGTTGAGCATCTGAAATGCTTCTAGGCGACCTTGCCCACATATCAGATCGTATCGGAAGGACCCGTCTTTCAACGTTCGGCGGCTTACCTTTATGGGGCGCTTCAGACCTACGCTGCGAATGTTTTCCACGATGGCTTCGTGTTGCTTCTTGTTGCGGGTGCGGGGGTTGAGGACATCAACCAAACAGACGGGAATCATTTCCACGCTTTGATGCGTATTGGTCATGCAGCGTCCTTCAGGCTGTATCGAGCAGCCAATTCGTTCAGTATGTCCAGCGTGTCGAACCTGTAGCTGTCAATCAACCCATAGTTCTCTTCGTTGATGCGCTCAGGCCATGCACCGGTGTCGATACGTGGAATGAGGTAGTAATCCCGCGCTTTCGCATTTGAGCTGTCCATTCGTACCGCGACGGTGATGTCAGGCTCCAGGCTGGTATCGAAGCGGACGCGCCAGCGCAGTGTTCCCGCTGCTGTTGTTTGGCATCTCGCAATGACCAAGGAGACGGTCCATTCCCCATTGATAGTCAGCAAATCATTACCTGCATCGCGTTGAACAACAGCGTTCACTGCATGCAGTTGGCGGATGACTTGATCCACCAAATCGGGGCGTTGCTTTCTGAGTGCTCGATTAATTTCCAGATAGCGGTAGTCCCTATCAGGGTGAAAGCCTACCAATGCGTAAGCGGTGATCAATCCGCCGAATCGCTCCTGGTAGGCAGAGCTGGAGGGCATGCCCTCTTGTTCGTCAATGATCAGTCCAGACAAAGTGCCTGACCGTGCAAATAGATCACGAAGGAGCGCCAGCATTTGCGCGTCGTCGAGTCGATGCGAGCGCGCCACAATGATTTCCCGCGCTTTTGAGAACAAGGACTCAGAGATGATTCCCTCGAATGCCCCATCGCAACGCACCCAAAGTTCGGGCGCATTCCGGACACGCACCTGTTTCAGTTTGAACGACCGACGGTTGTAGACGTTGTTGCCGATGTATTTTTCGTTGGTCAGGATCTGGTGGACGGTGCCGCGTGTCCATGCTTTTCCCAGGTCTGTGAAAAGTCCTTCGGCATTGAGTGCATTGGCAATCGCCCGCTCTGGCCTACCATTTTCGACAAAGTCGTGATAGATGCGGTGAACCACAGCAACTTCTTCAGCCGGACCGCGAACCAGAATCACGCGATCCGTCTGGATGCTCTTGTGCTCCCCTGATTGAAGCAACCCCTTCGACTCCCGCTGCTCGTTGATCAATTCACGGCGTAGACCATAGCCAGGGGTGCCACCTTGATGAAATCCCCGTCCGGCCAGATTGCACTGACCTATGAAGACTTTGGTCGAAAGCACGCGACTAAACTCGCCATCCATTGACCGCTTGAAGTTTTTGAAAACAGCAGCCATTGGCGTCCCATCGTTGTTGAAGGGCTCTGCGCAATAGGAAACAGGGGCACCCGCTTGGGTGCATAGATATTCGTAATGAGCGCTTTCGTCGGTGTCTTGAAATCGACCCCAGCGGCTCACGTCATACACAAGGATTCCACGATACGCGGCGTGATGACCCTGCACGTCAATGAGCAATTTGCGAAACTGTTCACGACCTTCGGCATTCAAGCCGCTCTTGCCTTCGTCGGCGTAGATTTTTACGACCACCATGCCGTGCGCTTCGGCATACTGTTTGATGGCAATAGTCTGATTTTCAGTGGAGTACCGTTGATGGTCGGTTGACATGCGGACATACGCAGCCACCGGTATTAAACCGTTGGCCTCAGTTGTCTCTGATGCGGCACTCGGACGGATCAAATCGACCTCCCGGCTGGTAGGGGTGCCAGTGGTCGCTCAGTATGGCAATTTATTCAAAAAACGAGGAAGAAAACACAAGGCGGGATACAGAAAATTTCTTCTGTAACGTTTCAAGATTTTTGCATTTGGCTCGCTTTTACGACGGGCAAAGCGAAAACTATTCAGCCAACAGTTTGAAAACCGCCATACGAACACTGGGGGCGACCTTGCTGTAGCGAAACAGCAGCTCTGCAATGTCGTCATCCTCATCCGCGAAAAAGAAGGCCACGGGTACATCAAGCACCTTGGCCAGTTTGCGCACGGTGAGCAAGTCAGGCCGATGAATGCCCAGTTCGTAGCGATTGATTCGTGTGCTCGCCACGAATGCATCAATCCCAGCTTCGATCCCTAGCATTTTTTGAGACAAGCCAGCGTTGAGCCTGGCTTGCTTGAGCCTGGCTCCCCACCGTTGATCCGCCTCTGACATCTCTCGTCCCATAGGACTACGAGAGTCGTAGTTATGCGGTTTTATTGATACTACGAGTTGCGTTGTTCAGGCCGTGCAGCCTGACGATGAACGCGGCCTGCACCTCTTCAGTGGCCCGCCAGGACGTGCTGAGCACGATAGCGTGCTGAAAGCCCCGGGCTGTCACCCCGCCTCCCCCCATTTGCCTTAAAGCTACGAATTACGTAGCCATTTCCAGCTACTTCCTGCCTTTGATGGCTGCCTATCTGAATATTCTCTATAGCTACGATTTACGTAGTTTTAAGGCGAAGGTCGAGACGACCTGTAGCAGCAGGAGGAGAACCAATGACGGGGAGGCAGGCTTCGAGTGGACTGAGAAATGACCCAGCTGGCGATGGAGCCACAGTGGCCGTGGCTTTGTGGCTTGGCGCGGTGAGTCAGACATGGCATTGACTATCTTCACCAACGTCTCTTCGCTTAATGCACAGCGCAACTTGAGTGCAAGCCAAGCAGGCTTGACAACGACCATGCAGCGCCTGTCTTCGGGTCTGCGCGTTAACACGGCCAAGGACGATGCAGCAGGGTTAGCAATTAGTGAGCGCATGCTTGCACAGGTCAAGGGAATGGACGCTGCTAGGCGTAACGCCAACGATGGTATCTCGCTGGCCCAAGTGGCCGAAGGAGCGCTCAAAAGCTCCACCAATATCCTGCAACGAGTGCGTGAGCTGGCGGTTCAATCTGCCAATGCGAGCAACAGCGCCAGTGATCGCAAGGCTTTGCAAGCGGAAGTTGGTCAATTGCTCACCGAATTGGACAGAATCGCTCAAACATCGGAGTTCAACGGTCAAAAACTGTTGGACGGATCTTTTGGAACAGCCAACTTTCAAGTGGGGCCGAATGCGAATCAGACGATTGCCGCTTCCATGAAGAATGCTCGCACCCAAAGTTATGGGGTAGAGCAAAAATTATCTAATAGCTTCGTAAAAGCCGTAAATATTCTTCCGCATCCAGAGCTCAATCTGAGTGGTTCATTTGAAATTTCAGGCGATAAAAAATCGAGCATTTCGCTTGATTCAAATGATAATGCCTCAACGATTGCCAATAAGATTAATATGCAATCAGAGGCAACAGGCGTAACTGCATCCGCATTCAATCAAGCACTTTGAACCGCCCCGGGTTTCGTGGAGGCCGGTTGGTTTAAGTCAGGCCGCCACCATGGAGGACTGACTGGCGAGTTGCCGGTAGTAGTTTGCCTCAGCCTCTGCCGGCGGTATGTATCCGATGGGTCCGAGCAGCCTGTGATGGTTGAACCAAGACACCCATTCCAGCGTTGCCAGCTCTACCGATTCACGAGTTGGCCAGGACCGTCGATGAATCACCTCGGCCTTGTACAGACCGTTGATCGTCTCAGCCAAAGCGTTGTCATAGCTGTCGCCCTTGCTGCCCACCGAGGGCTCGATGCCTGCCTCTGACAGCCGTTCGCTGTAGCGGATGCTGACGTATTGCGACCCCCTGTCGGAGTGATGAATCAATGCGCCATCACGCTCGGGTTGCCTGGCATACAGGGCCTGCTCCAGGGCATCCAGAACGAATTCCGTTTGCATGGAGGTGCTGACCCTCCACCCCACAATGCGCCTGGCGTATACGTCGATCACGAAGGCCACGTACAGCCACCCCTGCCAGGTTGAGACGTACGTGAAGTCCGAGACCCACAGCTGGTTGGGCCGCTCGGCCTTGAACTGTCTGTTGACCCGATCCAGCGGGCACGGTGCTTTCATGTCGCTGATGGTGGTGCGAACCACCTTGCCACGGCGCACGCCCTGCAATCCCAGGCGCTTCATCAAGCGCTCGACCGTGCAGCGGGCAATGGACAGCCCTTCGCGGTTCATCTGTTTCCAGATCTTGTCGGCGCCATAGACCCGCATGTTGGCCTGCCAGACGCGCTCAATATGCGGCACCAGGGTGTCATCACGTTGGGCGCGCGGACAGCGCAGCCGTGGATTGCGTTGACGGGCGGCATGACGCCAATAGCCTGACGGGGCGATCTGCAGCACCTTGCAGATCGACTCGACCCCGTAGGCCTGTCGATGCTGATCGATGAAGCCCTTCAGGGCTTCAGACGGCGG
It contains:
- a CDS encoding recombinase family protein — protein: MAAYVRMSTDHQRYSTENQTIAIKQYAEAHGMVVVKIYADEGKSGLNAEGREQFRKLLIDVQGHHAAYRGILVYDVSRWGRFQDTDESAHYEYLCTQAGAPVSYCAEPFNNDGTPMAAVFKNFKRSMDGEFSRVLSTKVFIGQCNLAGRGFHQGGTPGYGLRRELINEQRESKGLLQSGEHKSIQTDRVILVRGPAEEVAVVHRIYHDFVENGRPERAIANALNAEGLFTDLGKAWTRGTVHQILTNEKYIGNNVYNRRSFKLKQVRVRNAPELWVRCDGAFEGIISESLFSKAREIIVARSHRLDDAQMLALLRDLFARSGTLSGLIIDEQEGMPSSSAYQERFGGLITAYALVGFHPDRDYRYLEINRALRKQRPDLVDQVIRQLHAVNAVVQRDAGNDLLTINGEWTVSLVIARCQTTAAGTLRWRVRFDTSLEPDITVAVRMDSSNAKARDYYLIPRIDTGAWPERINEENYGLIDSYRFDTLDILNELAARYSLKDAA
- a CDS encoding IS3 family transposase (programmed frameshift); its protein translation is MSKKSNQFSPEVRERAVRMVREHRGEYPSLWAAIESIAPKIGCVPQTLHEWVKRAEVDSGVREGITTSERERMKVLEREVKELRKANEILKLASAFFRPGGTRPPSEALKGFIDQHRQAYGVESICKVLQIAPSGYWRHAARQRNPRLRCPRAQRDDTLVPHIERVWQANMRVYGADKIWKQMNREGLSIARCTVERLMKRLGLQGVRRGKVVRTTISDMKAPCPLDRVNRQFKAERPNQLWVSDFTYVSTWQGWLYVAFVIDVYARRIVGWRVSTSMQTEFVLDALEQALYARQPERDGALIHHSDRGSQYVSIRYSERLSEAGIEPSVGSKGDSYDNALAETINGLYKAEVIHRRSWPTRESVELATLEWVSWFNHHRLLGPIGYIPPAEAEANYYRQLASQSSMVAA
- a CDS encoding helix-turn-helix domain-containing protein encodes the protein MSEADQRWGARLKQARLNAGLSQKMLGIEAGIDAFVASTRINRYELGIHRPDLLTVRKLAKVLDVPVAFFFADEDDDIAELLFRYSKVAPSVRMAVFKLLAE